The Planococcus donghaensis genome contains a region encoding:
- the pgeF gene encoding peptidoglycan editing factor PgeF: protein MKVKFYENNTNFVSGITLKELTAPEENNMALHACKNPEAILSNRKSLAEFLDVSLDDFICTQQTHSANFRRVNRHHKGSGAYTVETAISDTDALYTFDSGIVLCSFVADCAPVIIHDKTTGLIGVIHSGWQGTVKEITLEFLKHIISIEQCNPTDIEIQIGASISQQQFEVDQDVYLKFEALGYANEFMYFNSATNKYHIDNQATVKKQCELAGIPSSQILVDSTCTFLNSDGFSYRQDRKCGRHLIFAMNKNTQ, encoded by the coding sequence TTGAAAGTGAAATTTTATGAGAACAATACTAATTTTGTATCTGGCATAACGTTAAAAGAGTTAACTGCTCCTGAAGAGAATAACATGGCTTTGCATGCTTGCAAAAACCCAGAGGCGATTTTATCAAATCGAAAAAGTTTAGCGGAATTTCTAGACGTTTCTCTGGATGATTTTATTTGTACGCAACAAACTCATAGTGCGAACTTCCGACGCGTCAATAGACATCATAAAGGAAGCGGCGCATATACAGTTGAAACCGCCATTTCTGATACGGATGCTTTGTATACTTTCGATTCTGGAATTGTATTGTGCAGCTTTGTGGCCGATTGTGCTCCTGTTATTATTCACGATAAAACAACGGGATTAATTGGTGTGATTCATTCCGGATGGCAAGGCACTGTTAAAGAAATTACGCTTGAATTTTTAAAGCACATCATTTCCATAGAACAATGCAATCCTACCGATATAGAGATTCAAATCGGCGCATCTATTAGCCAACAACAGTTTGAAGTTGATCAAGATGTTTATTTAAAGTTTGAAGCTTTAGGATACGCTAATGAATTTATGTATTTTAATTCGGCTACGAATAAATATCATATCGACAACCAAGCTACTGTAAAAAAACAATGCGAACTTGCTGGAATTCCTTCAAGTCAGATTCTCGTTGATTCTACATGTACGTTTTTAAATTCCGATGGATTTTCTTACCGTCAAGATCGTAAATGTGGCAGGCATTTAATATTTGCTATGAACAAAAATACGCAATAG
- the ald gene encoding alanine dehydrogenase yields MIIGIPKEVKNNENRVAITPAGVDAFVRAGHQVIIETGAGLGSSFTDTDYVATGAKIVETAAEAWAAQMVMKVKEPVSSEYQYFRQDLLLFTYLHLAAEPALTQALVDNKVTAIAYETVSVNRTLPLLTPMSEVAGRMASQVGAQFLEKIYGGKGVLLSGVPGVQRSKVTIIGGGVAGTNAAKMAIGLGAQVTIIDLSPERLRQLDDIFGNDVTTLISNPFNIAEAVKESDLVIGAVLIPGAKAPKLVTEEMVKAMNPGTVIVDIAIDQGGIFETTDRITTHDNPTYVKHGVVHYAVANMPGAVPRTSTIALTNVTVGYALQMANKGVHKAVAENPALMLGVNTANGYVTYEAVAKDLGFEFITADAALAQSTSSI; encoded by the coding sequence ATGATTATTGGAATTCCGAAAGAAGTTAAAAATAACGAGAACCGAGTGGCAATTACGCCAGCCGGGGTCGATGCTTTTGTAAGAGCAGGTCATCAAGTAATCATCGAAACAGGGGCAGGTCTTGGATCTAGTTTTACAGACACTGATTATGTAGCGACAGGCGCTAAAATTGTTGAAACAGCTGCAGAAGCTTGGGCTGCTCAAATGGTTATGAAAGTTAAAGAGCCTGTTTCTTCTGAATACCAATACTTCCGTCAAGATTTGTTGTTGTTCACTTACTTACACCTTGCAGCTGAACCTGCTTTAACACAAGCTCTTGTCGACAATAAAGTAACAGCAATTGCTTATGAAACTGTTTCAGTTAACCGTACTCTTCCATTATTAACGCCAATGAGCGAAGTAGCTGGAAGAATGGCTTCACAAGTTGGGGCTCAATTTTTAGAGAAAATTTACGGCGGCAAAGGAGTTCTATTATCAGGTGTACCAGGTGTTCAACGCAGTAAAGTAACGATTATTGGCGGCGGAGTTGCCGGAACAAATGCAGCAAAAATGGCTATTGGTCTTGGCGCGCAAGTAACCATTATCGACTTGAGCCCAGAACGTCTTCGCCAATTAGATGATATTTTTGGAAATGATGTGACGACATTGATTTCCAATCCATTTAATATCGCAGAAGCGGTCAAAGAATCTGATTTGGTTATTGGAGCGGTCTTAATCCCCGGAGCAAAAGCACCTAAACTAGTAACTGAAGAAATGGTAAAAGCCATGAATCCTGGAACTGTCATTGTCGATATTGCGATCGATCAAGGCGGCATTTTTGAAACGACTGACCGCATTACAACGCATGACAACCCAACTTACGTGAAACACGGTGTCGTTCACTATGCTGTTGCGAATATGCCTGGAGCTGTTCCGCGTACTTCAACAATTGCGTTAACTAACGTTACTGTAGGATATGCACTTCAAATGGCTAATAAAGGTGTTCATAAAGCTGTTGCAGAAAATCCAGCATTGATGTTGGGCGTTAACACAGCTAATGGGTATGTAACATATGAAGCTGTTGCAAAAGATCTTGGCTTTGAATTTATCACAGCTGATGCGGCTCTTGCACAGTCAACATCGTCAATTTAA
- the moaA gene encoding GTP 3',8-cyclase MoaA, translating to MAINPVQDQFQRPIRDLRISVTDRCNFRCSYCMPKEVFGDDYAFLPKQELLSFEEIHRLTKVFVAMGVKKIRLTGGEPLMRRGLPELVEKILSVEGVEDIGLTTNGLLLGNQAQALYDAGLRRLNISLDALDPELFGQLNGRGIDPSHILKQIDFAQQIGFEIKVNMVVQKDVNEHEILPMTAYFKERGITLRFIEFMDVGNDNGWSFKKVVTKKQILEKLQSVYQLEPVDKDYYGEVAKRYRFEEGEAQVGFITSVSESFCSSCTRARLSSDGKFYTCLFATGHFDIRELIRSGLGDEELFERISAVWERRDDRYSDERTELTAKNRNKIGMSYIGG from the coding sequence ATGGCTATAAACCCAGTACAGGACCAATTCCAACGTCCGATACGGGATTTGCGAATATCGGTTACTGATCGCTGTAATTTCCGTTGCTCTTATTGCATGCCAAAAGAAGTATTCGGGGATGATTATGCATTTTTGCCAAAGCAGGAATTATTGTCCTTTGAAGAAATCCATCGCTTAACAAAAGTTTTTGTAGCAATGGGCGTCAAAAAAATTCGGCTAACTGGTGGAGAACCGTTAATGCGCAGAGGGTTGCCTGAATTAGTTGAAAAAATTCTTTCAGTTGAAGGGGTAGAAGATATCGGCTTGACGACCAATGGTTTGTTGCTTGGAAATCAAGCGCAAGCGTTATATGATGCAGGACTTCGCCGCTTGAATATTAGCTTAGACGCTTTGGACCCAGAATTATTCGGGCAACTGAATGGCAGAGGAATTGATCCTTCCCATATTTTAAAACAAATTGATTTTGCTCAACAAATCGGATTTGAGATTAAAGTCAATATGGTCGTTCAAAAAGATGTCAACGAACATGAGATTTTGCCGATGACGGCGTATTTTAAAGAACGTGGCATTACGTTACGGTTTATCGAATTTATGGATGTTGGAAACGATAACGGTTGGAGCTTTAAAAAAGTAGTGACCAAAAAGCAAATTTTAGAGAAGTTACAATCTGTTTATCAACTAGAGCCAGTAGATAAAGATTATTACGGAGAAGTAGCGAAACGTTATCGGTTTGAAGAAGGGGAAGCTCAAGTCGGTTTTATCACATCCGTATCTGAGTCTTTTTGTTCTTCTTGTACACGTGCGCGTTTATCGTCAGACGGCAAATTTTATACATGTCTATTCGCCACAGGGCATTTTGATATTCGTGAACTGATTCGCAGTGGGTTAGGTGACGAGGAATTGTTCGAGAGAATTTCGGCTGTTTGGGAACGTAGAGACGATCGGTATTCTGATGAACGCACCGAATTAACAGCGAAAAATCGCAACAAAATTGGTATGTCGTATATTGGCGGCTAG